One Streptomyces sp. NBC_01237 genomic region harbors:
- a CDS encoding PRC-barrel domain-containing protein, whose translation MSDNLWGYRPSSGHTAGADLTGYTVEATDGSIGKVDKHSDDVGSASLVVDTGIWIFGKEVLLPAGTVTRIDTEDRKVFVELTKDQVKDSPEFDRHKHTGDPGYHAQVGGYYGAFRIM comes from the coding sequence ATGAGCGACAACCTGTGGGGTTACCGGCCTTCGAGCGGTCACACCGCCGGAGCGGATCTGACCGGATATACGGTCGAGGCGACCGACGGCAGCATCGGCAAGGTCGACAAGCACTCGGACGATGTCGGCTCGGCAAGTCTCGTGGTCGACACCGGGATATGGATCTTCGGCAAGGAAGTCCTGTTGCCCGCGGGAACGGTCACGCGCATAGACACGGAGGACCGGAAGGTCTTCGTGGAGCTGACCAAGGACCAGGTCAAGGACTCACCGGAGTTCGACCGGCACAAGCACACGGGTGACCCCGGCTATCACGCGCAGGTCGGCGGCTACTACGGCGCCTTCCGCATCATGTGA
- a CDS encoding Uma2 family endonuclease codes for MTPSTADHAQMSVEEFEQLARTAPETVTLEFINGRLEVKPAPDGDHDEIIMWVAVQCVHHRPDLRLYRERGLRVEEYRNGRARPDGTLARARRFAGDGEWSSSDGVLMTVEVTSYGYDTDRRDRTEKRDTYAAADIPVHLLIDRDNDTLVVHSEPEKGRYRQQTTYGYGDTVTLPAPVDVTLDTEELKDYAR; via the coding sequence ATGACCCCCAGCACAGCCGATCACGCCCAGATGTCCGTCGAGGAGTTCGAGCAGCTCGCCCGCACGGCCCCGGAAACCGTGACGCTCGAATTCATCAATGGAAGGCTGGAGGTCAAGCCCGCGCCCGACGGTGACCACGACGAGATCATCATGTGGGTGGCCGTGCAGTGCGTGCACCACCGACCGGACCTGCGGCTGTACCGGGAACGTGGGCTGCGGGTGGAGGAGTACCGCAACGGCCGGGCTCGCCCCGATGGGACTTTGGCGCGTGCCCGGCGCTTCGCGGGCGACGGTGAGTGGTCAAGTTCCGATGGTGTCCTGATGACCGTCGAGGTCACCTCGTACGGCTACGACACCGACCGCCGCGACCGCACCGAGAAGCGCGACACATACGCGGCCGCCGACATACCCGTCCATCTCCTCATCGACCGGGACAACGACACCCTCGTCGTCCACAGCGAGCCGGAGAAGGGCCGCTACCGGCAGCAGACCACGTACGGATACGGCGACACCGTCACCCTCCCCGCACCCGTCGATGTCACCCTGGACACCGAAGAGCTCAAGGACTACGCCCGCTGA
- a CDS encoding ABC transporter ATP-binding protein, translating to MLLWAGLLSLAGSGAGLAMPLMAKYAVDAFAEGGSPAAPLVALTAVVLAGACLSATGRYLMARTGEGVVLRARNQLVGRILRLKVPAVDRLTPGDLQSRVTSDTTLLRTVLSSSVVESVNSVLMLLGTLAFMAYMDAVLLGVTLLVIVVIGAMTALLMPRIQRAQLRAQEAVGAMGASLDRVLQAFRTVKASGAEERESALVADAARRAHDRGVSVARWSSVSEVTMMMAIQLAFLAVLGVGGARVASGSLEISSLIAFLLYLFYLMGPIGGLVEGWTGLQSGLAAVRRIDEIESLPGEPAPSATTPDPLPPTPLGVTFRDVVFGYGDERAPAHNGVSFDIPTGGLVALVGPSGAGKSTVFGLLERFYDHDEGTITVGGRDIRDWPLAELRASLAYVEQDSPVLAGTLRDNLLFAAPRATEDELRAAVERTRLDDLVGRLPDGLDTAVGHRGVTLSGGERQRIAIARALLRKPRLLLLDEVTSQLDAVNEHRLRDVILELAQETTVLVIAHRLSTVVHADRIVVLQDGRVRRAGTHEELVESDDLYRELATTQLTADAR from the coding sequence ATGCTCCTGTGGGCCGGTCTGCTGTCGCTCGCCGGTTCCGGGGCGGGGCTGGCCATGCCGCTGATGGCGAAGTACGCCGTCGACGCCTTCGCCGAGGGCGGCTCACCCGCCGCCCCGCTCGTCGCCCTCACCGCCGTCGTCCTCGCCGGGGCCTGTCTGTCGGCGACCGGCCGCTACCTCATGGCCCGTACCGGAGAGGGCGTCGTCCTGCGGGCCCGTAACCAATTGGTGGGCCGCATACTCCGGTTGAAGGTCCCCGCCGTGGACCGTCTGACCCCCGGCGACCTCCAGTCCCGCGTCACCAGTGACACCACCCTGCTGCGCACCGTCCTGTCCAGCAGTGTGGTCGAGTCGGTCAACAGCGTCCTGATGCTGCTGGGCACCCTCGCGTTCATGGCGTACATGGACGCGGTGCTCCTCGGCGTCACCCTGCTCGTCATCGTCGTCATCGGCGCCATGACCGCGCTCCTGATGCCCCGGATCCAGCGCGCCCAGCTCCGTGCCCAGGAGGCCGTCGGCGCGATGGGCGCTTCGCTCGACCGGGTGCTCCAGGCATTCCGTACGGTCAAGGCGAGCGGCGCCGAGGAACGCGAGAGCGCCCTCGTCGCCGACGCCGCGCGCCGCGCCCACGACCGGGGTGTGTCGGTGGCCCGCTGGTCCTCGGTCTCCGAGGTCACGATGATGATGGCGATCCAGCTGGCCTTCCTGGCGGTGCTGGGTGTCGGAGGGGCCCGCGTCGCGTCGGGATCGCTGGAGATCTCCTCGCTGATCGCCTTCCTGCTCTACCTCTTCTATCTGATGGGCCCGATCGGCGGCCTTGTGGAGGGCTGGACAGGTCTCCAGAGCGGCCTCGCCGCCGTACGGCGTATCGACGAGATCGAATCCCTGCCCGGCGAACCGGCGCCGTCCGCCACCACGCCGGACCCCCTGCCCCCCACGCCCCTCGGCGTCACCTTCCGGGACGTCGTCTTCGGTTACGGCGACGAGCGCGCCCCGGCCCACAACGGCGTCAGCTTCGACATCCCCACCGGCGGGCTCGTCGCGCTGGTCGGCCCTTCCGGAGCGGGCAAGTCCACTGTGTTCGGCCTGCTGGAACGGTTCTACGACCACGACGAGGGCACGATCACCGTCGGCGGCCGGGACATCCGGGACTGGCCGCTGGCCGAGCTGCGCGCCTCCCTCGCGTACGTGGAACAGGACTCCCCGGTCCTCGCCGGGACCCTCAGGGACAACCTCCTGTTCGCCGCCCCCCGTGCCACGGAGGACGAACTGCGCGCGGCGGTCGAACGCACCCGGCTGGACGACCTCGTCGGCCGGCTGCCGGACGGGCTGGACACGGCGGTCGGTCACCGGGGCGTCACCCTCTCCGGTGGTGAACGCCAGCGGATCGCCATCGCCCGCGCACTGTTGCGCAAGCCGCGTCTGCTCCTGCTGGACGAGGTGACCTCGCAGTTGGACGCGGTCAACGAACACCGGTTGCGCGACGTCATCCTCGAACTCGCCCAGGAGACCACGGTCCTCGTCATCGCCCACCGGCTGTCCACCGTGGTGCACGCGGACCGCATCGTGGTCCTTCAGGACGGACGTGTCCGTAGGGCGGGGACCCATGAGGAACTGGTGGAGTCCGACGACCTGTACCGCGAACTGGCCACCACCCAGCTCACGGCGGACGCACGCTGA
- the murQ gene encoding N-acetylmuramic acid 6-phosphate etherase encodes MTSTTDANTDANTGGYGELRAQLATLTTEAFRPELAEIDQLPTRELARIMNGEDNSVPAAVAARLPEISAAIDATAERMARGGRLIYAGAGTAGRLGVLDASECPPTFNTDPSEVIGLIAGGPSAMVKAVEGAEDSKELAAADLDALKLTADDTVVGISASGRTPYAIGAVEHARALGALTIGLSCNADSALAAAAEHGLEVVVGPELLTGSTRLKAGTAQKLVLNMISTITMIRLGKTYGNLMVDVRASNEKLRARSRRIVSLATGASDAEIEAALAATDGEVKNAILTILGRVDGPTAATLLTDSDGHLRAALAAVRTT; translated from the coding sequence ATGACCTCCACCACCGACGCCAACACCGACGCCAACACCGGCGGCTACGGTGAGCTGCGCGCCCAGCTGGCCACTCTCACCACCGAGGCATTCCGACCCGAGCTCGCCGAGATCGACCAGCTCCCCACGCGGGAACTGGCGCGCATCATGAACGGCGAGGACAACAGCGTCCCCGCCGCCGTCGCCGCGCGGCTGCCGGAGATCTCGGCCGCGATCGACGCCACCGCCGAGCGCATGGCACGCGGCGGCCGGCTGATCTACGCGGGCGCGGGCACCGCGGGCCGCCTCGGGGTCCTCGACGCCAGCGAGTGCCCGCCCACCTTCAACACCGACCCGTCCGAGGTCATCGGCCTGATCGCGGGCGGCCCGTCCGCCATGGTCAAGGCCGTCGAGGGTGCCGAGGACAGCAAGGAGCTGGCCGCCGCCGACCTGGACGCGCTGAAGCTGACCGCCGACGACACGGTGGTCGGCATCTCCGCCTCCGGCCGCACCCCGTACGCCATCGGCGCCGTCGAACACGCCCGCGCCCTGGGCGCGCTGACCATCGGTCTCTCCTGCAACGCGGACTCGGCGCTCGCCGCCGCCGCCGAGCACGGCCTGGAGGTCGTCGTCGGCCCCGAGCTGCTCACCGGCTCCACCCGCCTCAAGGCCGGTACGGCGCAGAAGCTCGTCCTCAACATGATCTCGACGATCACGATGATCCGGCTCGGCAAGACGTACGGGAATCTGATGGTCGACGTCCGCGCCTCCAACGAGAAGCTGCGGGCCCGCTCCCGCCGCATCGTCTCGCTGGCCACCGGCGCCTCCGACGCCGAGATCGAGGCCGCGCTCGCCGCCACCGACGGCGAGGTGAAGAACGCGATCCTCACCATCCTCGGCCGGGTCGACGGACCCACCGCCGCCACGCTCCTGACCGACTCCGACGGTCACCTCCGCGCCGCCCTCGCGGCCGTACGCACCACCTGA
- a CDS encoding Uma2 family endonuclease, which yields MTAALVENDQASEGRAWDYLLQTWRELDVPEGWRAEIDEGQIVLVPPPHAHHNGIAEAVQRCLYRGIPEELGIYQTLGVHVAPLDKLYVPDLVVMPTELIAAADPETSDPLDASEALLIVEITSKGNAREDRTKKYRAYARAGVPMYLLIDRFDMRGPMTTLFTEPNEDGTYKRSDPVPFGKTLVLPAPFAVSLPTSEFPGPVAP from the coding sequence ATGACCGCAGCGTTGGTCGAGAACGACCAGGCATCCGAAGGGCGCGCGTGGGACTACCTGTTGCAGACATGGCGTGAACTGGACGTGCCCGAGGGATGGCGCGCCGAGATCGACGAGGGGCAGATCGTCTTGGTACCACCGCCACATGCACACCACAACGGCATCGCCGAGGCGGTGCAGCGTTGTCTGTACCGGGGGATTCCGGAAGAACTGGGCATCTACCAGACTCTCGGCGTCCACGTCGCCCCGCTCGACAAGTTGTATGTGCCGGATCTCGTGGTCATGCCGACCGAGCTGATCGCGGCGGCCGACCCGGAGACCAGCGACCCGCTCGATGCGTCGGAAGCCCTGCTCATCGTGGAGATCACCTCCAAGGGGAACGCGCGGGAGGACCGGACGAAGAAGTACCGCGCCTACGCGCGCGCCGGTGTCCCGATGTACCTGCTGATCGACAGGTTCGACATGCGGGGCCCGATGACCACGCTGTTCACCGAGCCGAACGAGGACGGTACGTACAAGCGGTCCGACCCGGTGCCGTTCGGAAAGACTCTCGTGCTCCCCGCGCCCTTCGCTGTGTCGCTGCCGACCTCGGAGTTCCCGGGCCCCGTGGCTCCGTAA
- a CDS encoding PTS transporter subunit EIIC, which yields MATEDKNRATAAAILPLVGGAANVSSIAHCMTRLRLGLHDRSLVDDEALKAVPAVMGVVDDDTYQIVLGPGTVARVTPEFEKLVEEGRAAAPEPSPAAGPVSADELAAQGAAIKAQQKAKNATPFKLFLRKIANIFVPLIPALIGCGIIAGLNGLLVNLEWLPSVTPALAAMASGFMALIAVFVGYNTAKEFGGTPILGGAVAAIIVFPGVANIDAFGQTLSPGQGGVLGALGAAVLAVYVEKWCRRWVPEALDVLVTPTLTVLISGLVTIFGLMYVAGEVSSAIGTFADWLLSNGGAGAGFVLGGLFLPLVMLGLHQALIPIHTTLIEQQGYTVLLPILAMAGAGQVGAAAAVYFRLPRNESIRRTIKSALPAGLLGVGEPLIYGVSLPLGRPFITACVGGAFGAGFVGLFNQLGDTVGSTAIGPSGWALFPLLDGNHGLGSTIAIYAGGLLVGYVAGFLATYFFGFSKDLLTEFNVSQEPAPSAVTATGGHPAAAPGTPPGAAGPETGPGSPTKEPAGV from the coding sequence ATGGCCACAGAAGACAAGAACCGCGCCACTGCCGCCGCGATCCTGCCGCTCGTCGGTGGCGCCGCGAACGTCAGCTCCATCGCCCACTGCATGACCCGGCTCCGCCTCGGTCTGCACGACCGTTCCCTCGTCGACGACGAGGCCCTGAAGGCCGTCCCCGCCGTCATGGGCGTGGTCGACGACGACACGTACCAGATCGTCCTCGGCCCCGGTACGGTCGCCCGCGTCACGCCGGAGTTCGAGAAGCTGGTCGAGGAGGGCCGGGCCGCCGCTCCGGAGCCCTCCCCCGCGGCCGGCCCCGTCTCCGCCGACGAACTGGCCGCGCAGGGCGCCGCCATCAAGGCGCAGCAGAAGGCGAAGAACGCCACCCCGTTCAAGCTGTTCCTGCGGAAGATCGCGAACATCTTCGTCCCGCTGATCCCGGCCCTCATCGGCTGCGGCATCATCGCGGGCCTCAACGGCCTGCTGGTCAACCTGGAGTGGCTGCCCTCCGTCACCCCCGCACTCGCCGCGATGGCCTCCGGCTTCATGGCGCTGATCGCGGTGTTCGTCGGCTACAACACGGCGAAGGAGTTCGGCGGTACGCCGATCCTCGGCGGCGCGGTCGCGGCGATCATCGTCTTCCCGGGCGTCGCGAACATCGACGCGTTCGGCCAGACCCTCTCCCCCGGCCAGGGCGGTGTGCTCGGCGCGCTGGGCGCGGCGGTGCTCGCGGTGTACGTGGAGAAGTGGTGCCGCCGCTGGGTGCCCGAGGCCCTGGACGTCCTGGTCACCCCGACCCTGACGGTCCTGATCTCCGGCCTGGTGACCATCTTCGGCCTGATGTACGTGGCCGGTGAGGTCTCCTCCGCCATCGGTACGTTCGCCGACTGGCTGCTGTCCAACGGCGGTGCGGGCGCGGGCTTCGTCCTCGGCGGTCTCTTCCTCCCGCTGGTGATGCTGGGTCTGCACCAGGCCCTGATCCCGATCCACACCACGCTGATCGAGCAGCAGGGTTACACGGTCCTGCTCCCGATCCTCGCGATGGCAGGCGCGGGCCAGGTCGGCGCGGCGGCGGCCGTCTACTTCCGCCTCCCGCGCAACGAGTCGATCCGCCGCACCATCAAGTCCGCCCTCCCCGCAGGTCTGCTGGGCGTCGGCGAACCCCTGATCTACGGTGTCTCGCTGCCGCTGGGCCGCCCCTTCATCACGGCGTGCGTAGGCGGCGCGTTCGGCGCGGGCTTCGTGGGTCTGTTCAACCAGCTCGGCGACACGGTCGGCTCCACGGCCATCGGCCCGTCCGGCTGGGCCCTGTTCCCGCTGCTCGACGGCAACCACGGCCTGGGCTCGACGATCGCCATCTACGCGGGCGGCCTGCTCGTCGGCTATGTCGCCGGGTTCCTCGCCACGTACTTCTTCGGCTTCAGCAAGGACCTGCTGACGGAGTTCAACGTCTCCCAGGAGCCCGCCCCCTCCGCGGTCACCGCCACGGGCGGCCACCCCGCGGCAGCCCCGGGAACACCCCCCGGCGCCGCTGGCCCCGAGACCGGCCCCGGCTCCCCCACGAAGGAACCCGCGGGGGTCTGA
- a CDS encoding hydrophobic protein, which yields MVPLILVLLLALILFGAGFALKALWWIAIIVLAIWLIGFFVRPTASGGGRGRWYRW from the coding sequence ATGGTTCCCCTGATACTCGTTCTTCTGCTCGCCCTGATCCTTTTCGGTGCCGGTTTCGCACTCAAGGCACTGTGGTGGATCGCCATAATCGTGCTGGCGATCTGGCTGATAGGATTCTTCGTCCGTCCGACCGCGAGCGGCGGCGGGCGCGGCCGGTGGTACCGCTGGTAG
- a CDS encoding DUF397 domain-containing protein, producing the protein MRPSSSDHDLSTATWHKSSYCGASGGNCLEVGVWRPSPHGDGENVSRGENAGDGPDAPTRFVPVRDSKRADGPAILFGAGAWEPFLGDLKRA; encoded by the coding sequence ATGAGACCCAGCAGCTCCGACCACGATCTGTCCACGGCGACCTGGCACAAGTCCTCGTACTGCGGGGCAAGCGGTGGGAACTGCCTCGAAGTCGGTGTCTGGCGGCCGTCCCCGCACGGCGACGGCGAGAACGTGAGCCGCGGCGAGAACGCGGGCGACGGCCCCGACGCCCCCACCCGCTTCGTCCCCGTACGCGACTCCAAGAGGGCCGACGGCCCGGCGATCCTGTTCGGGGCCGGTGCCTGGGAGCCCTTCCTCGGCGACCTCAAGCGCGCCTGA
- a CDS encoding MurR/RpiR family transcriptional regulator, whose product MTNDVKEIFSGDSPPAPAALAAKVRTLAPSMTRSMQRVAEAVAGDPAGCAALTVTGLAELTGTSEATVVRTARLLGYPGYRDLRLALAGLAAHQESGRAPAVTADIAVDDPIADVVAKLAYDEQQTLADTAAGLDTVQLGAAVAAASTARRIDIYGAGASSLVGQDLAQKLLRIGLIAHAHMDPHLAVTNAVQLRSGDVAIAITHSGSTSDVIEPLRVAFDHGATTVAITGRPDGAVTQYADHVLTTSTARESELRPAAMSSRTSQLLVVDCLFIGVAQRTYETAAPALAASYEALAHRHNPRTR is encoded by the coding sequence GTGACCAATGACGTGAAGGAAATTTTCAGCGGCGACTCCCCGCCCGCTCCCGCGGCCCTCGCCGCCAAGGTCCGGACCCTTGCGCCCTCCATGACCCGCTCCATGCAGCGCGTCGCCGAAGCCGTCGCGGGGGACCCGGCCGGATGCGCCGCCCTCACCGTCACCGGTCTCGCCGAGCTCACCGGCACCAGCGAGGCCACCGTGGTCCGCACCGCCCGGCTCCTCGGTTATCCCGGCTACCGGGACCTGCGCCTGGCGCTCGCCGGGCTCGCCGCGCATCAGGAGTCCGGCCGGGCGCCCGCCGTCACCGCGGACATCGCCGTCGACGACCCGATCGCGGACGTGGTCGCCAAGCTCGCCTACGACGAGCAGCAGACCCTCGCCGACACCGCCGCCGGGCTGGACACCGTGCAGCTCGGGGCCGCCGTCGCCGCCGCGTCGACCGCCCGTCGCATCGACATCTACGGCGCCGGGGCCTCCTCCCTCGTCGGCCAGGACCTGGCGCAGAAGCTGCTCCGGATCGGGCTGATCGCGCACGCCCACATGGACCCGCACCTCGCGGTGACCAACGCCGTGCAGCTCCGTTCCGGTGACGTGGCCATCGCCATCACGCACTCCGGGTCGACCAGTGACGTCATAGAACCGCTCCGGGTCGCCTTCGACCACGGGGCGACGACCGTCGCGATCACCGGCCGGCCGGACGGCGCCGTCACGCAGTACGCGGACCATGTGCTGACCACGTCCACCGCCCGCGAGAGCGAGCTGCGGCCGGCCGCCATGTCGAGCCGTACGAGCCAGCTCCTCGTCGTGGACTGCCTGTTCATAGGGGTGGCCCAGCGGACGTACGAGACGGCCGCCCCGGCACTCGCCGCGTCCTACGAGGCGCTCGCCCACCGCCACAACCCCCGCACCCGCTGA